A single region of the Terriglobia bacterium genome encodes:
- a CDS encoding cupin domain-containing protein codes for MAHDPVKVDSKHYKVEFENDDVRVIRIRYAPGEKSRMHGHPKSVTVFLTDCEGRFTYPDGKSEDFDVKAGQTMFFEATEHLPESRSKKPFELLQIELKH; via the coding sequence ATGGCGCATGATCCCGTGAAAGTGGACTCCAAACACTACAAAGTGGAATTCGAGAACGACGACGTGCGCGTGATCCGCATCCGGTACGCGCCCGGCGAGAAGTCCAGGATGCACGGACACCCCAAGAGCGTGACCGTATTTCTCACTGATTGCGAGGGACGCTTCACGTATCCTGACGGCAAATCCGAAGACTTTGACGTCAAAGCCGGACAGACGATGTTTTTCGAGGCCACCGAGCACTTGCCCGAGAGCCGAAGCAAGAAACCTTTCGAGTTGCTCCAGATCGAATTGAAACACTGA
- a CDS encoding NAD-dependent protein deacylase has product MPNAAQSRAITPELATVVQKLRDARNVLVLTGAGVSAESNVPTFRGEGGWWRSLNPAELATFSAFRRDPRLVWEWYDYRRGLIASASPNPAHHVLAGLEGPVRDVFIITQNVDDLHERAGSHRVVHIHGSIWRVTCLADGNTYEDRRVPLPGLPPTCACGALLRPGVVWIGESLPTAPRAQIDDYFHQSWIDVALVIGTEATFSYIGDWALRAKRSGALLVEINPNPTVLTQYVDVKLQGKAGEVLEEIRKRLSLNGVC; this is encoded by the coding sequence ATGCCAAACGCAGCTCAAAGCCGGGCGATTACTCCCGAACTGGCCACGGTTGTCCAAAAACTTCGGGATGCCAGAAATGTACTGGTCCTCACCGGCGCCGGGGTGTCAGCAGAAAGCAACGTTCCAACGTTTCGGGGTGAGGGCGGATGGTGGAGGTCCCTGAATCCGGCCGAGCTTGCAACTTTCTCAGCCTTCAGAAGAGACCCCAGGCTGGTGTGGGAGTGGTACGACTATCGCCGCGGCCTCATCGCCAGCGCTTCACCCAACCCTGCACACCACGTGCTGGCGGGGCTTGAAGGTCCGGTCCGCGACGTGTTCATCATCACCCAGAACGTGGACGACCTTCATGAACGGGCTGGCAGTCACCGCGTGGTCCACATTCATGGTTCCATTTGGCGTGTAACCTGCCTCGCAGATGGCAACACTTATGAAGACCGGCGGGTGCCCCTGCCAGGACTTCCGCCTACGTGCGCCTGTGGTGCGCTCCTGAGGCCAGGCGTGGTCTGGATCGGTGAATCTCTCCCCACCGCCCCCCGCGCCCAGATCGATGACTATTTCCACCAGAGCTGGATTGATGTGGCGCTGGTGATCGGCACCGAAGCAACCTTCTCCTACATCGGCGACTGGGCCCTGCGGGCCAAACGTTCAGGCGCCCTGCTGGTGGAGATCAATCCCAATCCAACCGTGCTGACGCAATACGTCGATGTGAAACTACAGGGAAAAGCAGGGG
- a CDS encoding PilZ domain-containing protein yields the protein MPAVMGGKFPQLDRAPRVHKTLPMTVREVSAESARRSSGAVLDLSDHGLRVVTGKALQEGQLVSVLISETGMCFKRCRVIWARPFRQSQLSEAGLEVLR from the coding sequence ATGCCTGCCGTAATGGGAGGTAAGTTTCCCCAATTGGACCGCGCCCCGCGCGTCCACAAGACGCTGCCTATGACCGTGCGGGAGGTTTCTGCTGAAAGCGCCAGGAGATCATCCGGCGCTGTCCTCGATCTTTCCGACCACGGCCTCAGGGTGGTGACTGGAAAGGCCCTGCAGGAAGGCCAACTGGTCAGCGTGCTGATCAGCGAGACCGGAATGTGTTTCAAACGGTGCCGCGTGATCTGGGCTCGCCCCTTCCGGCAATCGCAACTGAGCGAGGCAGGCCTGGAAGTTTTGAGATAG
- a CDS encoding DUF6632 domain-containing protein produces MDRQRALKVVLVVVGLLFLAAVLPVAGGILHPDQSDTGDTMMMSLYATLGVFLLLAARDPSAHRALIAFAAWSSFAHALVMSLLGLKIPSQRDGFLIGSALLVVIGVVLLALAPAKPAARQSAATVSAEPA; encoded by the coding sequence ATGGACCGACAACGCGCCCTCAAGGTTGTGCTGGTTGTAGTGGGACTGCTCTTTCTGGCGGCTGTCCTTCCTGTGGCTGGCGGCATATTGCATCCGGACCAGTCGGACACAGGCGACACCATGATGATGAGCCTGTATGCCACGCTCGGAGTCTTCCTGCTGCTCGCGGCGCGCGATCCATCCGCCCATCGTGCGCTTATTGCCTTTGCCGCCTGGTCGAGCTTCGCGCATGCCCTCGTGATGTCGCTGCTGGGGCTGAAAATTCCCAGTCAGCGCGACGGCTTTCTTATCGGCTCGGCCCTGCTCGTGGTCATCGGCGTGGTGCTCTTGGCGCTGGCTCCCGCGAAACCGGCGGCACGGCAGTCTGCGGCAACCGTATCGGCGGAGCCAGCCTGA